The genomic DNA TGGAACTCACCTTAGCAGACAGTGGATTTTCCTCAAGAGAGCTCCTCTTTACCTGGAAATAGAATATTATTAATAGTGAAACATTTGGCCATAAAAGatacaacttaaaggagaaggaaaggttaaaaccaagtaagctttatcggaaaggtctatataaacactcaaattaatgctgctctgagtccttctattgtgtacacatgggcttctgtatcagacttcctgttttccgcttaaacctccagggcttgggcttgagcttgagcatgctcagtttgatcctccctccctgctgtaatctgagcccagagctatgagtgagcaaggagagactcaggcaggaagtgacgtcacaccaagctaatatggcagccgttttcctaaacaaacagagagagcttctagagctgattactcaggtatagtaaagcattctgcagaataaatatagactCAAAGCTTGCACTATTATAGCTACtctattgtcaataaactgcttcagtagctttctcTCTCCTTTGAATCAAAATTTTACTCCTTTTCAGACATCAGTGTCCAGCTCTGTTCTATTACAACCCTATGGGGAAAATTGGTGCAGGCCAAATCCAATGATGTGGTGCCACAAATAATAATCTATAAACTGATTGTTTTAAGTGATTTCCATCCACAACAGCTTTTGAAAGAAGAATGGCAGATCCTTCATGATAAATTCCACAACATATCCATAGCAAGAACTCTATTTCTATTTGGTTCAGCAGCCACTAACTAACATATATATGCACAATAAAATGCACATAGGGTAAATATGCAATTAAATCTTACAAAAAATATGACACTGTACCTTATACAAATTGGGTATGTGGTTGTATCCAGTGATATTGAAGGTTGTCGTCTCTAATTAAATGCAAAAACAATAAACATAAGTTATTCATCGatggaaaaacaaataaagtgGCTCAAGTGTTGCAtaattctttatgttcttgtgtctcaaatattttgtgcattaatAGTTGTGGTAGAGTtatcaaaaaaaacttccaaatgaaaagtcgctgtattcctccaaataaatttggggacggagaataacagaaataaattttatatagtgtagtatttttaaacACTTTCTCACTGACCCCCTTGGTGTCTATTAAAACAACCGTGCTTCACAATTCACACTATATTGTGTCGTCCAATATTTCGTGCCAAACTTAAACTCAAACAAttgtaaggaaaaaaaatagaaataaaaatagaaaaaaggaggaaaataattgttttgtgaAATATTGCGTTAAAGGGTAACCTGTGACCAGTACGTGCAGCCCTTACTGCTAGTTTGTCACCCTGTGCACACACACTAGTTACGTAACTTTTAAAGTGCTGAGTGTGAACACTCTAACCACAATTCTGAGACCGATCGTGCCAGTAGCACAAACAACTCACCAGACGTGAGTTTGAAAGATCAAAGATCAAAAATGCCGACTCCAGCCTCCGCTGGTTCCACCGATTTTGCTGAGAGATAAAAGAGGTTCATGTGCAGATTTCTCTAAAAAcagtttaatacaaataaaaatcacactcacaaacgTTGGCTTGTACACTGCAAATAGTAAATCTTTTAGCGTCCCAAATGTCCACTCTGACTCCTCGGCGTCCCTGAGAGTCTCGTGTTGCTTTGAAGTGGGCGCTTCTGCACAAATGAGCTGTATCCCGCTTACGCGTTTTGCCTTTGCTGGCTTCTCCCTCCCCAAATTTATTTGGAGGAATACAGCGACTTTTCATTTGGAAGAATTTTCTAACAGGTGGAGGAGAACCTGAGTTGACGCTGGACTTTTGGGAGTGATCCAAGCTTCCTCGGAATCGAACTATATTTGGACTTTATCAAAAAAAACTTGCCAAAAGGtgaattttgcctttaatttcttacCAATACGTGGTGTGAGCTGCAACGGAGATAttactaaacagagaatggtttctctgtttaaaggagtTTGTTGTCTGGCCCTGGAAGGTTTAATGTTCTTGAAGGAACATGGTCCTTGTGCATGTTGGAGCTCCCTTTCCACAGAAAAactgtcctgtggaaaagtaCTCAATTGTAGTGAAGTGTTAGTAAGGTCTCTCAGAACAGGGCACAGAATAGGAAGGTTACCTGTCTCAGTTAGGAACTCCAAGAGGGGCTGGTGGGTTCCTGACACTGCAAGGAGAAACTGAAGTGATTGAGGCGCTGCTAGAGGCAGGTGAGACGGGCCAGAGGCAGGTGAGACGGGCCAGAGGCAGGTGAGACAGGCCAGAAGGTGAGAGTGAGACAGGCCAGAAGGTGAGATAGGCCAGAGGCAGGTGAGCTGGTATCCCTGGAGGTGACAGTCAGAAGGGCTTAGTGTAGAAGCCACTAGTGTAGAAGCCACCCAGCATGGTGAGAACCTTTAGAGTGGGGAAAAAGTCTTGAATGTGTGTTGTTGAAAAGCTGTTAAACTGTGTTCCTGTgactttatgttgggaagagtttggcaaaataaagctttgtttcctagtcacccatggcagccattcaccaatgggttaaatcCACTCACCAGGCCAATGGACAGGATCCTCCCCAAGCAATTAAAAGCGCCCGCCCCCTTATACTCACTGTCTTTTTTTCCTGTCCACGGGCTGATGGTGCAGGTGGATGATTCCCAGCAGTAAGGGggctctctgctctctctctcggTTCCCCCTTACAGTTGCTGaagtcccagtagctccccctgAGTTGGGGTTAGCAAGGGAGGGACCAGGCGTTTGCGTGGAGGCATCCTGTGTCCAGCCGTACCTCCCGTAGTATGCGGGTTAGGGAGGTGAAGGAGGTGTGGCGccgaaaccggaagtgacgtcacaactACCGCAAGAGTTTCCTACACTAGGCTGGATGCGGAGCGCCGTATGGGCGGAAGTACCTCAGGCGCCATTTTGGAATCTGGCAGCATGGCGAACCGGAAGTGGGGTTTTCGCGCCTGAGATGCGCCAAACAGTATTTTAGTGCGTTCAGGTAGGCAGGGATGCCtttctttaaaaagtttctttGCTACTTGTGACACTGGGTCCTGCAGGAGCCTGTTTATTCTGCTGATACAGGTATGTGCAGTAGTATTATGCTGCCAGGATATTTTTGTTTGTCTAGGAGATAGACTAAAAGTTTGTTTTTATGCAGCACCTCTATGGAGTCGGGAATGCCGGGCAAACCACCTCACCCCAAAGGGAAAAGGTGAGACGTATCCTAATGCCTGTgtgctaagagagagagagaattgtgCAGGaggttaatatttgttttttctatataattacaCAGCCTTCCTGCCACTGAGAAGAAAGACAAAACGCCAGAAAAGGCTACGTCAGTTCAAGCTCCAGGAGAACCAGGAGTGTCAGCTTCTCTTGAAAATCAAGCTTTTGCTGAATCTTTGGCTGCGGTCATTAAGCAAGCGGTGGTGCAAGGTTTTCAGGAAGTAGCAACTTCTAAAAAGAGGGCAAGACATGGTTACTCCAGACAAATAGATTCCCTTTCTGAGGTTTCGGAGGGAGAACTTTCGGAAGATTCAGAATTAGATTCTCCTTTAGGTTCGGAAGAAGGGGAGATTGACATGGAGGAGGACTCCAATTTTGATCTGGCAGTGATCGAGCCTCTGATAAAAGCAGTTAGGCAGACGCTGACCTTCCCCATGGAACCTGCCAAATTATCTTCAGCTGATAAGTTGTTCCCGTCTCTGAAGAAGAGGTCGGTATGCTTTCCAGTTCACGCCTCAATTAAAGATATTATTAtggcagaatggaaaaaaacagaaaaaagacctCAGACTGCAGGAAAATTTCTTAAGAAATATCCATTTGCAGAAGAGGATTCGAAATTTTGGGATTCATCCCCTAAGGTGGATGCAGCGGTTGTGAGACTGGCAAGAAAGACCACCTTACCGGTGGATGATGCGGCAGCTTTCAGAGAACCGATGGAGAAAAAGATTGAATTtaatcttaaaaaatcttttggagCAGCAGGGGCAGCCTGTAGACCGGCAGTGGCGCTCACTTCAGTTTCGCGAGCCTTAAAAGTGTGGCTAGCTGAGGTAGAAGAAGCAATCTCGTCTAATGTAAAAAGACCTAAAGTGTTGGAAATGCTGGCTGACTGTAAGTTGGCGGTTGATTTTATGTCAGAAGCTTCTATTGATCTAGTCCACTTTATGGCAAGATCTATGGCACTGTCGGTGGCAGCAAGGAGAGCGTTGTGGCTTAAACCTTGGGCAGCAGATGCAGCCTCGAAATCCAACTTATGCCAACTACCATTTGAGGGAGAAATGTTGTTTGGAGAGAGATTGGATACAATCATCAAGAAAGTATCTGGAGGAAAAAGTGTATTCCTTCCTCAGGAAGGAAGAAACAAAAGGATGAGGTTTGATACATCTTTTcacagagagaaggagagatcATTTAGAACATCCAAACAATATAAGCCAGGGAAAGAATTTAACAGACAGTCGTCCTGGAGATCGGGCCGTCAAAGCTCAAGAGGCAATTTCAGGAGATCGAGAGGTTTCTCCACCTCAGGCTCAACGGCTCAGCAGCAATGAGGGTGTCTTGGCTCAGACGAAAGTAGGAGGCAGATTGGCGCTATTCGCTCAGGTCTGGGCCAGAAACATTCAGGATCGCTGGGTATGCGATACAATAGAAAGAGGTTTTTGTTTAGAGTTTTCAAAAATTCCCAAAGAAGATTATTTTGTAACTTCATCTTTGCAGGAGTCAGAAGAAGCGCAAGGTCTGTTCCAGGAGTACATGGATCAGCTATTTGCTTCCGAGGCAATAGAAGTCGTTCCTCCTTTCGAACAAAGAAGGGGGTTTTATTCAAGATTATTCCTAGTAAAGAAGGCTTCAGGCGCTATGAGGCCAGTATTAGACATGAGGAGGCTAAAcaaatttctacaaaaaaagaaattcaagatggagtccctaGCATCAGTGATACAGGCGATCTCGGTTGGGGATTGGCTCACCAACATCGACTTGAAGGATGCGTATTTTCATGTGCCAATTTGTCAGGACCACAGAAAGTTTCTGAGGTTCGAAGTGGGAGGGGTACATGTGCAATTCAAATGTCTCCCATTTGGCCTGTCGCAATCCCCAAGAGTGTTCACAAAGATTTTGGTGACATTAATAGCCGaattaaggaaggaaggaatttcAGTCTTTCATTACTTAGACGATATTCTGGTAACGGCAAGAACAAAGAGAGAGGCAGAGATTCAAACAACGAGGGTGTTGGAATCGCTAGAGCTACACGGCTGGATAGTGAATTTGGAAAAGAGCAGTCTAGTTCCATCAAAGTCTCTCGTCTTTTTAGGGGCTCTTTTCCAGACACAAAGGAATTTGGTAAGTCTTCCTCTTCTAAAACAAAGGAAGATTATTCAGGCGATAGAAGACTTCAGAAGTCAGGAAGTAGTCTCAGTGCGCCAGTGTTTGAAGATCATGGGATTGATGTCCTCAACGATCCAGATCGTAAAATGGTCAAGGTGGCATTCAAGACCATTACAAAATTTTGTGCTCAGGAAAGTAAAAAATCCTCAAGAAAACCTACGAGAAAAATTGACTCTGTCTCAAGAATTAAAAAACGTCCTAAATTGGTGGTGTGTTCCAGAGAATTTGGGAAGAGGTACCCCACTAGAGGAGCCAGACTGGATAACAGTTACAACAGATGCATCAGGAGTCGGCTGGGGAGCCTACATAGGAGATGTATGCGTTCAAGGTTCTTGGGAGTTAAGTCACGTCTCCTCAAATGTCATAGAGTTAAAGGCAATAAAAGAGGCGCTTTTAGCCTTGGCAGACCATCTGAAAGGAAGAAGTGTAAAGGTGTTTTCCGACAACACCACAGCAGTGGCCTATGTGCAGAAGCAAGGAGGTACAAGAAGCCTGGTCTTGTCGGAGGAAGTAAAACCAATTTTTCAGTGGGCAGAGTCTTGCCTAGAAAATATCACTGCAGTACATCTTCCAGGAATAGAAAACCAAAAAGCAGATTTTCTAAGTCGAAGTCGAGTGGATCCGGGAGAGTGGAGTCTTCACGACGATATCTTTCAAGATCTGGTAGATACTTGGGGAGTACCGGAGATAGATGCCATGGCTACCATTCACAACAGGAAGTGCAGAAGGTTTTTTTCCAGATTCCCAGGCACAGAGGCAGAAGCCGTAGATGGTCTAAGGCAGGACTGGTCAAGAGAACTAATCTTTGTGTTCCCTCCAATTCCCCTGGTCTGGAAGGTCCTAAAGAAAATAGAGCGAGAAAAGGCCAATGCTATAGTAATAGCACCATACTGGCCAAGAAGACCTTGGTTTCCTCTTCTACACAGACTGTCCTTAGGACAGCCCAAGCAGATTCCGAGGTTCCCAGATTGGTTGTCCCAGGGACTAGTTCAGTTTCACAAGGAAGATCACCTTTGCTTGACGGCCTGGAGGTTGAGAGGAGGAGACTGAGAGAACTAGTGTACAAAGAGAAGTTAGTAGATTTTCTGTTGAATGCAAGGAAAAGATCTACATCTACACAATACTATAAGATCTGGGAGACGTTTGTGAGATCTATGCTGGCAGAAGGGCGAGACCCAGGTTGTCCTTCAGCATCTATGGTGGTCGATTTTTTGTTCGCTGGATATGAGAGAGGCCTTCATTTAAGTACCCTCAAAGTGCAGGTGTCGGCTATTTCAGCACTCTCAGGAAAAACTTGGGCGGTAGATCCGTTGGTCCTGAGATTCttcaatgcctttaagagggtaAAACCACGCATCCGAAGCTTTTCGCCTCCCTGGGATCTTCCGTTTGTCCTAGACAGTTTGACGAAGCCACCTTTTGAGCCTTTAGAGGACGTTTCCATATGGAATCTTACACTTAAGGTTGTTTTTCTAGTTGCCGTGACGTCAGCATGCAGAGTGGGCGAGCTGGCAGCATTATCAGCTCTGGAGCCATTCACTGTAATTTATGAAGACAAAGTGGTTTTGAGACCTACTTTCAAATTTCTTCCAAAAGTGATATCTGACTTCCATATGGATTTAGAAGTTACACTTCCTTCATTTTGTCCTTCGCCAAAGTCAGAAAAGGAGAGACAATGGCATAAACTGGATTTGGTCAGAGCCCTCACAATATACCTGGATAGAACAAAATCATGGAGAAAGTCGGATCATTTGTTTGTGATTCCTGGCGGTTTCAGAAAGGGGAAAACTCCATCTAAGAAGACGTTGAGTTCTTGGATAGTAGCAGCAATTGCGAAGACGTACAATGCAGCTGGCAGGAAGGTTCCCCGGGGATTGAAAGCCCATTCCACCCGAGCTCTAGCAAGTTCCTGGGCGATGGAGGCCAAGGCATCGCCAGAAGCGATTTGCAGGGCGGCGAGATGGTCCTCcatcaatacatttattaagcatTATAGATTGGATATTCTTTCCTCCCAGGAAACAAAATTTGGAGAAAGATTTTGCAGTCTGTTGCgaatatttcaaataaaagtgTGTTATGTTACTGCATTATGTATCAAGTGTCAAGTCCCTCCCTGTAGCTTTGGTAGTTCCCATTGGTGAATGgctgccatgggtgactaggaaaacaggaaattttttattacttaccgtaatttctgtttcctggtcactttccatggcagcattcaccaaaaaCTACCCACCCCTTGTTTTGTGTGAGCTGTTCAACTAAGACAGTGAGTATAAGGGGGCGGGCGCTTTTAATTGCTTGGGGAGGATCCTGTCCATTGGCCTGGTGAGTGgatttaacccattggtgaatgctgccatggaaagtgaccaggaaacagaaattacggtaagtaataaaaaatttcctgttttttgtCTGAAGATGTGGTGTCCCTGTTTCTATGCTCCTGATCCTACGCTATGTGCATTATTCTCGCAAaggataataaaatgtaaattatcaCCAAAGAGCAGTATCAGTGCATTTCAGAAAACAAGATATCATACATCTGTTGGACTATCTGGTTTCAGATAGTCCACCAGAAATAtagaatttttccaattactttctattttctttgtgtgatcattttttctaatattgaagtgtgtctaatttttcaccttctaaagcaacggggggggggggggtcgctgatctaaactgttctaaattgatacatttagttgatacatttaatatctttgtctctgctgagcagaatccctgagtttcattaaaggcagctgttagaattgatacaatagttgctaatactccagagatgagaaatgaatcaactaagTGTTGCagaattataacagttcagaatctgcagctgaataactgagctgccagactgaaacaccagagacacgaacattcaactttaactttgattttggaaaagtGATCGAAGAAAGTCTggtgaacaatttaaaaaaacaactcaactgaaaaagtgtttggaaggtgaacaaccccttcttaAGTTAATGAAACATTGAACAAACTAAAGTTGACTatgattcaaacaaaaaaaatttatcttATACCACTTTCACATATAAAAATCCTTTTGGTTACTTTGTTGGTTTAATCCTGTTCAATCCAGTGTATTCAAAGAGAAACCAACGTTGTGACCCTTACAATACACTAAACAAGACAAATATTTGGGCCTCCTGCATCTGgtgtaatttttttgttaaatagggAAGCATCATctaagaatatttatatataatgtgtttagAGATTTTACCTCCTTTGAGTGTTCCACAAGTTGAATAGACATCATCAGTTCCACTACAGAATTCCTTACTAAATTcagaatattttgaaaattgatACCAGACAACAAATTCCCCATACAACTGGTACAAATCCATCCCTATAGCAACACAAAAATATGAATGATTTTCAGATAACATAAAAAGCAATACacactgaagtccctttaaatacagtttgaattttgcgccactACACGCTGACATCAGAAAACCAGGAAGAGGTGCGTGCGTGTGCCCTAACTAGACCGGCGCCTGCAGAGGAGCAGTTCagcgcggcag from Xenopus laevis strain J_2021 chromosome 5S, Xenopus_laevis_v10.1, whole genome shotgun sequence includes the following:
- the LOC121394200 gene encoding uncharacterized protein LOC121394200 — encoded protein: MESGMPGKPPHPKGKSLPATEKKDKTPEKATSVQAPGEPGVSASLENQAFAESLAAVIKQAVVQGFQEVATSKKRARHGYSRQIDSLSEVSEGELSEDSELDSPLGSEEGEIDMEEDSNFDLAVIEPLIKAVRQTLTFPMEPAKLSSADKLFPSLKKRSVCFPVHASIKDIIMAEWKKTEKRPQTAGKFLKKYPFAEEDSKFWDSSPKVDAAVVRLARKTTLPVDDAAAFREPMEKKIEFNLKKSFGAAGAACRPAVALTSVSRALKVWLAEVEEAISSNVKRPKVLEMLADCKLAVDFMSEASIDLVHFMARSMALSVAARRALWLKPWAADAASKSNLCQLPFEGEMLFGERLDTIIKKVSGGKSVFLPQEGRNKRMRFDTSFHREKERSFRTSKQYKPGKEFNRQSSWRSGRQSSRGNFRRSRGFSTSGSTAQQQ